The proteins below come from a single Vanessa tameamea isolate UH-Manoa-2023 chromosome 15, ilVanTame1 primary haplotype, whole genome shotgun sequence genomic window:
- the LOC113396508 gene encoding RUN domain-containing protein 1, with product MDATLSDYEEGEIPIWQEPRCEPLGAPKENLCEEVPPEQLSGDRIHALEEEQEILSSSVFSLTSHLAQVEFRLRQILKAPPEEKDAMLKALEEFTSRGVDSREAPQGSAGESCSECLELERKIRSQRARQAHFIERLKSQLKELERFAESPSNLDDDKHRSLIEHLRSEIDRSVEEGCHQPLTTEELRHQIDCAVRQYAERQLSKEEVIGKLQAHIDDMQKFIKLMKNDDINSNTRKTKETRKVGKSETFEKNFNRNKVNDELKTETINLMRKASALIQIFTVSQFGCSPNTSKKFDRKSSTIVTHWGNLRAKLEMSIDAVLHIVSRERASHTIADSYDSESEDGGIIINDAPLTTAVRRHLAVNLRDLLQHGLINPESTSLVPMIGCFPVRRSSMFRPLHIWELILRYYELNDGDKFNSTPARKLSQSFNLDIVGGTAITNKQSLLSAIGSIIASHTPYKRSYDAHFKAFVCAALNSHKLVLWLNIMLKCRSLIDSYYSSTSYVVNTGFQDTLQSLDRLTPYNFELPVDLAVKQFQNIKDVFM from the coding sequence ATGGACGCGACCTTGTCTGACTATGAAGAGGGTGAGATTCCTATATGGCAAGAGCCAAGGTGCGAACCCTTGGGTGCACCCAAAGAAAATCTTTGTGAAGAAGTACCCCCAGAACAATTATCAGGGGATAGAATACATGCATTGGAAGAAGAACAAGAGATATTATCATCATCCGTATTTTCCCTGACATCTCATCTTGCGCAAGTTGAATTTAGATTAAGACAAATCTTGAAGGCACCCCCCGAAGAAAAGGATGCTATGTTAAAGGCATTGGAAGAGTTTACATCTCGAGGAGTTGATTCTCGTGAGGCACCGCAAGGAAGCGCGGGAGAATCGTGCAGTGAGTGCTTAGAATTGGAGCGAAAAATCCGTAGTCAGAGAGCTAGACAGGCGCACTTTATTGAAAGATTAAAATCTCAATTAAAAGAACTAGAAAGATTCGCCGAGAGTCCTTCGAATTTGGACGATGATAAGCACAGATCCTTAATAGAGCACCTGCGGAGTGAAATAGATCGCAGCGTAGAAGAAGGCTGCCACCAACCATTAACAACCGAAGAATTGCGGCATCAAATTGATTGTGCGGTGCGACAGTACGCAGAACGTCAACTTTCAAAAGAAGAAGTCATAGGAAAGCTTCAAGCTCATATTGATGACatgcaaaaatttataaaacttatgaaGAATGATGATATCAACAGTAACACAAGAAAAACGAAGGAAACAAGAAAAGTCGGAAAATCAGAGACGTTCGAGAAAAACTTTAACCGTAACAAAGTGAACGATGAACTCAAAACTGAAACCATTAACTTAATGAGAAAAGCATCGGCACTCATTCAGATTTTTACAGTCTCTCAGTTTGGTTGTTCCCCCAATACGAGTAAAAAATTTGATAGGAAATCATCAACCATTGTGACACACTGGGGTAATCTCAGAGCAAAACTTGAAATGTCGATAGATGCAGTACTGCATATAGTTTCTAGAGAGAGAGCCTCACATACCATCGCTGACAGCTATGACAGTGAATCCGAAGATGGCGGCATCATTATTAATGATGCACCGCTCACAACTGCTGTACGTAGACATCTCGCTGTAAATTTAAGGGATTTACTTCAACATGGCTTAATAAATCCGGAATCTACTTCATTAGTACCTATGATTGGGTGCTTTCCTGTTCGCAGATCTTCTATGTTCAGACCTTTACATATTTGGGAGTTAATTTTACGCTATTACGAATTAAACGATGGGGATAAATTCAATTCTACTCCAGCTAGGAAATTAAGCCaaagttttaatttagatatagtTGGGGGAACAGCTATTACTAATAAGCAAAGTCTGCTGAGTGCCATCGGTAGTATAATAGCTTCACACACACCATACAAAAGAAGTTATGATGCACATTTCAAAGCATTTGTATGTGCTGCATTAAATTCACATAAGCTTGTGCTGtggttaaatattatgttaaaatgcAGGTCTCTCATTGACTCATATTATTCTTCAACAAGTTATGTTGTTAATACTGGTTTCCAAGATACACTACAAAGTCTTGACCGTTTAACACCATATAACTTTGAATTGCCTGTCGACCTTGCAGTAAAACAGTTCCAAAATATCAAAGATGTATTTATGTAA
- the LOC113396534 gene encoding aquaporin AQPAe.a-like, with amino-acid sequence MSIFAKEDILKDYDLIARQIFAEFLGTFLYLSISLLAETNLGKSVVGTSLANGLLVASVIQIIGHISGGHINPAVTIGVLTCGHITAIKAILYIIAQIFGSMLGSAVAYSITDVNLRNGLGATVPYFNMRADQVFGLEFIMTFILVAVVLSVMDSRSAIGLGSGPLAIGLSVTACQSSAVMYSGSLNPVRSFGPAVVMNIWTYHWVYWVGPIFGGIAAGLIYRFIFTTRERNIID; translated from the coding sequence ATGTCCATTTTTGCTAAAGAAGATATTCTAAAAGATTACGACCTAATAGCGAGACAAATTTTCGCCGAATTCCTCGGTACTTtcctttatttatctatatcttTATTGGCTGAAACTAATCTTGGAAAAAGTGTCGTCGGTACATCATTGGCTAATGGACTCTTAGTGGCATCTGTCATCCAAATTATCGGTCATATATCTGGAGGTCACATCAACCCAGCTGTGACGATTGGCGTTTTAACTTGTGGTCATATTACGGCAATAAAAGCGATCCTCTATATAATTGCACAAATTTTTGGAAGTATGCTTGGATCTGCTGTTGCTTATAGTATAACTGATGTTAATTTGAGAAATGGTCTTGGAGCTACCGTaccttattttaatatgagaGCTGACCAAGTTTTTGGATTAGAATTTATTATGACGTTCATATTAGTTGCTGTGGTCTTAAGTGTTATGGACAGTAGGAGTGCTATTGGCTTAGGATCGGGGCCACTTGCGATTGGACTAAGCGTGACTGCTTGTCAAAGCTCTGCAGTTATGTATAGTGGATCACTAAATCCTGTACGATCTTTTGGACCAGCCGTCGTAATGAATATTTGGACCTATCATTGGGTGTACTGGGTTGGTCCCATTTTTGGTGGAATAGCCGCAGGCTTAATCTATAGATTCATATTTACTACACGTGAAAGAAACATAATTGATTAA